A segment of the Oscillospiraceae bacterium genome:
GGCTGCCTGTTCTGCTGTTTGGCGGCATTGTAGCGTCCGGCTTGGCATATACCTTGCAGGTTTTAGGGCAACGCGGTGTACCGCCGGCGCGGGCGGCGGTTATCTTCTCACTCGAAGCAGTGTTTGCCGCACTGGCAGAGGCAGTATTTTTAGGCGACCTTATGACACCGCAAAAATACCTCGGCGGCGCAGTCATTGTCGTTAGCATTATATTGGCACAATATCGGAGAAGTAAGCCGGCGCCGACTGCTTAGACACGCTTTGGCAGTTTATAAAAAGCAAGAAGGCGATTGAGAACAAGTCAATCGTCTTTTTGTGTTGTAGGTTGGCATACTTGACAGCTACAGCCAACTCCCATATAATTACAATAAGAATGATAAAGTTACGCACGCGATGGAAGGAGAAATATATGAAAAAAATAAAACCAAAGCACTTGATTTTTATCTTAATTCCGATAATACTGGTGGTCGGCGCGCTAGTAGTTACATATCACAGAGCCCCGTCAACAATTGCTTCCGCGCTTTGGCAACCGGAATTTTCGGACGGTATTTTTACCGGTCCGGAAGTTGTCACTGCCTTTGACGCTTATCGCAACCGTACACTGACTCATACCAGACCCAGTGCCATAGGTGACGACGATGTGAAATTGGTCTTTCACACCGATGATTATGCCCGATTTGTCAACAAGGCCGACGGATATGCAGTCACTCTGCCCAAACCGTTTACGCCTGATTTCCGTTGGAGCGCCATACGTTCACGGTTTACGGGCAACGACTTTATCCTCAACATAACGCTGGAAACAGGAAACCCTTACGGCAACAACGCAAACAGCTGGGAAATATATCGTTACGAATGGCTGGAAATGTACCTTGTCAGTGACGAATTCTTGGAAAACAACAACTTGTCGCGCACGCGCCACAGTGTTGATACCGAAAGCATGCCGGGTTATACAATCTATTTATACACAATGCAGATTAACGACCGTCCCAATATTGAGTTCAGATACTATAATATTGCCGCGATACGCCAAAACGGCGAGTATGTCCGTTTTGTTTTACTGCACCACAAGTCAACCGTGCCCGACAACGATAGGTTTGACAGCATTCTCCAATCTTTCCGTTCATTCGAACCGTCAGGCACAGCGCAAAACGATCCTACACCCTTTATTCCGATTGTCAATGAAAATTGGAGCGAGGAGACCAGGTCATATTACGAGCTTCTGCGCAATCAAGACACCGTGGATTGGGGCTTCTTTACCAATGTGCTGATTGATACCCCATTTGAATATGAGTATCGGCTCCATCAATTGAGAGCACGTCAAGACTTTTTGCAGAATGCTTTTGAGCATACCTTTCAAATTATGCCCACTTATGTACATGTAGGCGGCGGCGGTCAGCGTCACGGCTTCCCCACCCGCATGGCAACGGAGGTTGCCGGTGGTAACGGATTTAACGGTCGGCCGGTCATTCAAGTGAGTTATCAATTTACCATAAGCAACAACGATCCCAGCTTGTTTCACGGCTATACACCGGTATTTAATATACTGAATGGCGATTATGATGACAATTTCCGCCTGCTGGCACAGGAGATAAAGGCATATGGCTACCCTGTGCTCTTCCGCCTAAATAATGAAATGGACTCCGACTGGGTCAGTTACAGTGCCATTAAGAGCCTGCTGTGTACCGATATTTTTGCCTGGGGCTGGGCGCACTTGTACAATATTTTTGAAGAAGAAGGCGTTGATAACGCCATATGGGTGTTTGAGACCGCGGGCCCGGACGCTATTCCTAACAGCAGTTGGGGGCACGGCTTTAACTATCTGCCCCACGACATGAGCATGATGCACATTCTCAGCGTTATCTCTTACGAAATGGGCAACAACGCTTCGTATATGCTCAGCGCTGGCACATTCGCCAACCGCTTTCAACGGGTATATGAGCGCACTATGCCGTATTTCTCAGAATTCCCATGGGCAATTGGCGAGTTTGCTTGCGGTTCGGGCGGCGAGTGGAATGACACCGAACGCTTCCGTAATGCAAGCCATCAGGCCATTTGGGTCGAGGAAATGTTTGACGTTTTCAACAACCCGGATCACCCCGCCCATGAATATATCAGAAGAATCAAATTTGCCGTTTGGTTCTCCTCCAACGACGTTGCCTACCACAATGGGGTGCGACTTGTGACAAACCAGCTCCGCATTGAACCGCACTTGGAGTTGACACTTGAATCATTCAGAAGAGGATTCGCCGCCGGTCAGTCCGCACCATTTTCACCCATTATCCGCGAAGAGCTGCCCGTCACCGGCGATTACCTCAGGCTGCGCGGTATTGATGAGTGGAGCAGTCATTCAGGCGGTCACCCCGGACATGATAACGGAATTACAATTACAGAAAATCCCGATGGCGGGCTGATTTTTACGTCAAGCGGCACTCACGGCTGGCCCAATATTGTGACTTGGTCGGCCAATCCGAAAACTATACCACAAGCCGAATGGGGCAACTATACTCTCCATTATGATTTCACGGTCAGTGCCGGGCGCGAAGCGTCTATTCTGTTAATCTCAAACGGTCGTGATGATATTCGATTGACCGAACACTTCCTCCCCCGCTCCAGAAGGAACCTGTATCACGATATGCCAAGCGGTACATATCAAGGCAGTATTAGGCTGGATGAGTTGCTGGCTATGTTTAATTATGCCGAGGATATGTTTGAAGTTGCCGGTATACGGATATTTGCTGTCGGAGGTGCCGATACTGTTGTTACCGTTCGCGAAATGCGTATTGAGTAAAAGATAATAATCTACAACCCCCATGAGAGAACATGGGGGCTGCACATGTAGTTTTTTGATGCACTCAAGTTCGTCAGTGCCGAAAAAACAGCCTGTTTATAACAGGCTGTTTTTCTTATTCCATTCTACCATAACCTCGTGAAAACGTACATAGCCTGCTGTTTTCCCTTTAGACAGTTAGCTATCCCGCGTCCAGTCGTGAGCACAAAAAACAGAGGATCTATATAGATTTTTTCAATCGTGCAGTGGCGTATTGTAACCACTGGTCATCGCACTCAGCACCGGGCTTAGCGTGTGGAATTATCAACCTTTTGGGAAAGAACCAGTTTGTCGCTTATGCTAGTAATTTAATATATTGTTATTAATACCCCTGTTTTTTTATGCTCTCGTTCGAATACTAAAAATAACTAAGGATAACATGAGGCTGGCAATTTCAGAAGTGCATCGCTAAAGGAAGTGTTAATTATGAGACAAGCGTTTATAAAAGGGATATCGTGCATTACCATTGTCGTAATGTTGATTACTCTGAATTTTAATTTTTTAAGTACAAACGCGGCGAGCGGAAGTGCAAGCCTGCATATGAATGGCGGCACCGGATATAATTTTGATTTTGTCTTTCTTTTGCAAAACGGCACGGAGCAGATAATCAGGATACCTGGAGGCGGAACCGTGCCGGCAATCTATCCCAACGGAACAACCCTTCAATTAGGGGATCAGCTTCTTTATGTCCTAATCTCCGACTCAAACGGAAATCCGATGGGCACGATTCTGTCCGACGCAATAGGAAGCAGAAGCAGTAAAAATGCCACGCTCCAAGCCGATGGTTCAATGGGTTCAGGCGGTGTCATGGTCGGAAATTCCGGCACAATCAATTTTTGGTTTAACGGATTTTTGAGCGGGCAAGCAAGTACGTCATATATAATGGCAAATAAAATATGGCTGAACGCTGACGGCTCAACGGATACAAATCCGCCGTCCCAATTTAATTTTGTATTGAACGGCACAACAAATTCGGGGAATACGGTTGATAATATTTCGATACTCCCCGGCGTGCAGGTTTTGGTTCAGGACGGAACATATACAATAACCGAGCCGGACATCCCCGGCTATCGGCTGGTAAGCATTACCTCAAACACCATGCAGACAAGCGTTTCGGACAAATCAGCTTCCGCAGTAACGGCAAGCGGAAATTATTCTGCGACATTTACAAATCAAGATATACCCAATAATGCACTGATCACCCTTTACGGACAAAAAATAAGCAACGGTGCCCCGCTAACGCCCGGCCTTTTTAACTTCACAGTCAAAGATGAAAATGGGGTGGTGGTTGCCACGGCGACAAACACGGCTGACAGCTATGTTCCATCAACCAACACGGGATACGGATCTATCATTTTTACGCCGATTGAATATACCGCAGCGGACGTGGGCCAGCATACATATACTGTTGAGGAAGTTGGAACAAACGACAGCTTATGGATTTACAGCGTTGTCCAGTATACGGTATGGGTAAATGTCTCCTTAAATGGTAATCAAGTTACCGCAACCACTACATATCCCGCAGGAGGCATCATCTTCCGCAATTTTTACACAGCCACAGGCTCATTTATTCCCGAAGGGACCAAAACAGTTGCCAATGGCATATTGCAAACAGGTCAATTTACGTTTGCTATCGAGAATGAAAACGGCACGGTGGTCTCCACAGGCACAAACGCGGCAGACGGTACCATTATGTTTTCTCCTATCAATTATAACAGCACCGGTATAGGGCAGCATACATACACCGTTTATGAAACCAGTCCTTATGGTGTGAACGGCTGGATTACCTCGGGTGCAAGATTTACGATAAATGTGGATGTAGAGGACGACCCAAACAATCCCGGAACATTGATCGTTACACCGACCTATCCAAGCCCGATTGTATTTCAAAATGTATATTTAGCACGAGGAACACTGTCTTTATCTGCGCAGAAAATAATCAACGGCGGAACTATGTCTGCAGGGCAGTTCCAGTTTGCCGTTTTGGATGAATTTGGAACGACGATTGCCACAGGCTCCAACAACGCAAACGGAACCATCGTATTTAGCACTATACGATATATGTCGGGTGATGAGGGCGTTCATATATATACGATTGTAGAGACGACGCCGTCGAGCGGAGGCTGGACGACGAGCAATGTTTCTTATACAGTTCCGGTGATTGTTACCGATAACGGTAACGGAACAATGACGGTAAGGTCATTTGAGTTAAATACAAGCGACTTTTTATTTATAAACACATACAATGCGGTCGGGGATATTGTATTGAATGCAAATAAAATTATCAGAGGCGGAACGCTCTCGGACGGCCAGTTCGATTTTGCCGTCCTGGATGAAAATGATGTAACGGTCGCTATCGGGACAAATGATGCAGCCGGCAATATTGAATTTACACCGATCAACTATACGCTTAATGACGTCGGAACGCATAACTACACGGTTTTTGAGACAAGTCTGAGCGGAAGCGGCTGGACAACAAGTAACGTCGTTTTTAATGTGACGGTGGAGGTTACGGATAATGGAGACGGCACGATC
Coding sequences within it:
- a CDS encoding glycoside hydrolase family 26 protein yields the protein MKKIKPKHLIFILIPIILVVGALVVTYHRAPSTIASALWQPEFSDGIFTGPEVVTAFDAYRNRTLTHTRPSAIGDDDVKLVFHTDDYARFVNKADGYAVTLPKPFTPDFRWSAIRSRFTGNDFILNITLETGNPYGNNANSWEIYRYEWLEMYLVSDEFLENNNLSRTRHSVDTESMPGYTIYLYTMQINDRPNIEFRYYNIAAIRQNGEYVRFVLLHHKSTVPDNDRFDSILQSFRSFEPSGTAQNDPTPFIPIVNENWSEETRSYYELLRNQDTVDWGFFTNVLIDTPFEYEYRLHQLRARQDFLQNAFEHTFQIMPTYVHVGGGGQRHGFPTRMATEVAGGNGFNGRPVIQVSYQFTISNNDPSLFHGYTPVFNILNGDYDDNFRLLAQEIKAYGYPVLFRLNNEMDSDWVSYSAIKSLLCTDIFAWGWAHLYNIFEEEGVDNAIWVFETAGPDAIPNSSWGHGFNYLPHDMSMMHILSVISYEMGNNASYMLSAGTFANRFQRVYERTMPYFSEFPWAIGEFACGSGGEWNDTERFRNASHQAIWVEEMFDVFNNPDHPAHEYIRRIKFAVWFSSNDVAYHNGVRLVTNQLRIEPHLELTLESFRRGFAAGQSAPFSPIIREELPVTGDYLRLRGIDEWSSHSGGHPGHDNGITITENPDGGLIFTSSGTHGWPNIVTWSANPKTIPQAEWGNYTLHYDFTVSAGREASILLISNGRDDIRLTEHFLPRSRRNLYHDMPSGTYQGSIRLDELLAMFNYAEDMFEVAGIRIFAVGGADTVVTVREMRIE
- a CDS encoding SpaA isopeptide-forming pilin-related protein → MPAIYPNGTTLQLGDQLLYVLISDSNGNPMGTILSDAIGSRSSKNATLQADGSMGSGGVMVGNSGTINFWFNGFLSGQASTSYIMANKIWLNADGSTDTNPPSQFNFVLNGTTNSGNTVDNISILPGVQVLVQDGTYTITEPDIPGYRLVSITSNTMQTSVSDKSASAVTASGNYSATFTNQDIPNNALITLYGQKISNGAPLTPGLFNFTVKDENGVVVATATNTADSYVPSTNTGYGSIIFTPIEYTAADVGQHTYTVEEVGTNDSLWIYSVVQYTVWVNVSLNGNQVTATTTYPAGGIIFRNFYTATGSFIPEGTKTVANGILQTGQFTFAIENENGTVVSTGTNAADGTIMFSPINYNSTGIGQHTYTVYETSPYGVNGWITSGARFTINVDVEDDPNNPGTLIVTPTYPSPIVFQNVYLARGTLSLSAQKIINGGTMSAGQFQFAVLDEFGTTIATGSNNANGTIVFSTIRYMSGDEGVHIYTIVETTPSSGGWTTSNVSYTVPVIVTDNGNGTMTVRSFELNTSDFLFINTYNAVGDIVLNANKIIRGGTLSDGQFDFAVLDENDVTVAIGTNDAAGNIEFTPINYTLNDVGTHNYTVFETSLSGSGWTTSNVVFNVTVEVTDNGDGTITATPFYPDGGIVFVNIYESSGSIALTANKTTVNKSLTAGQFSFAVLDENDIVVATGTNDATGYILFSAIPYTVDDVGVHNYTIIETSLSENGWTVDSTRFNVTVTVTENADGTITATPDYSDEDIEFVNTYATAMDFTFKKTDSYGNSLVGVTFELYTCTEAGTAGHIHSELATNDPSCCWDVNNPLLMVTSDSNGIVMFNELATGDYMLAETQTLTGLQLPFGQWLIGVDVDAWEITITARGDDLPPAFNIEADGSYALTNYPILALPSVGSLESIWHILLGTALVIFAGFLWLESYRKKRKYFQDNL